A window from Polynucleobacter sp. MWH-UH25E encodes these proteins:
- a CDS encoding MAPEG family protein, which translates to MLLVTSIIASVLTIIFIKLSFAVIGLRRKNKVGLGSGGYEDLERAIRAQGNFAEYVPFGIILIACLELNGAPWWLVAIPGVALIIGRLIHAKGINVPPPDFSKRILGMKFTFNTLIALVVLNLVWSLYLLFVLEGK; encoded by the coding sequence ATGCTACTAGTCACTTCAATCATTGCCTCCGTTTTAACCATCATCTTTATAAAACTCTCTTTTGCGGTCATTGGCCTTCGTAGAAAGAACAAAGTGGGCTTAGGTAGTGGTGGTTATGAAGATCTAGAAAGGGCGATTCGTGCCCAAGGCAATTTTGCTGAATATGTCCCATTCGGAATTATTTTGATTGCTTGTCTGGAGCTCAATGGTGCACCCTGGTGGTTGGTCGCTATTCCTGGAGTTGCACTCATTATTGGCCGCTTGATTCACGCTAAGGGAATTAATGTGCCCCCGCCTGATTTCAGCAAAAGAATACTGGGAATGAAATTTACCTTCAACACACTAATTGCTCTAGTTGTATTGAACTTAGTTTGGTCACTATATCTTCTATTCGTTTTGGAGGGCAAATGA
- a CDS encoding thioesterase family protein, giving the protein MKDSLRSGIQYEHKFKIPKSKTVPSLYPEAEEFVAMPEVFATGFLVGFLEWACIKAINPHLDWPQEQSLGTHINVSHEAATPVGLEVTAKVKLIAVDGKKLTFEVEAHDGVDLISKGLHERFVINRQKFDERIKTKANNFV; this is encoded by the coding sequence ATGAAAGATTCTTTACGATCCGGCATTCAATATGAACATAAATTCAAAATTCCTAAGTCCAAAACAGTCCCGTCTTTGTACCCCGAGGCCGAAGAGTTTGTGGCAATGCCAGAGGTATTTGCCACCGGCTTTCTGGTGGGCTTTTTAGAGTGGGCTTGTATTAAAGCAATCAACCCTCATTTGGATTGGCCGCAAGAGCAATCTTTAGGGACCCATATTAATGTGAGCCATGAGGCGGCGACCCCCGTTGGTTTGGAGGTCACTGCTAAAGTTAAATTAATTGCTGTGGATGGAAAAAAGTTAACGTTTGAAGTGGAGGCTCACGACGGTGTCGACTTAATTTCCAAAGGACTACATGAGCGGTTTGTTATTAATCGTCAAAAGTTTGATGAGCGCATCAAAACAAAGGCAAATAATTTTGTTTAA
- a CDS encoding alpha/beta fold hydrolase translates to MNYRQAGIRILVAASFALLSALFGFIGSAHAQFKAEVKYAQVGEVRLAYYTRGQGDPMILINGYSATMSMWDPALIDELSKNNTLILFDNRGIGLSSDTKENKTTMAQMADDAAGLVKALGYKKANVLGWSMGARVAQQFLIRHPDTVIKGILCAPNPGGKHQVKASKKTEEELNNPHLSVMENVALLFPNNEAGRQAAKDALAREQAAKLAGAIPDDFDISKESKLRQTRARTTLWDADNKNFADLKNIKVPVLVADGQYDILDVPKNSQIIANQIPFAWLAFFDGGHAFLFQQHQKFAETLNAFMR, encoded by the coding sequence ATGAATTATCGCCAGGCGGGTATTCGCATTTTAGTTGCCGCATCATTTGCGCTACTTTCAGCATTGTTTGGGTTTATTGGCTCTGCTCATGCCCAATTCAAGGCCGAGGTTAAATATGCCCAGGTTGGAGAGGTTAGGCTTGCTTACTACACCCGTGGCCAGGGTGACCCGATGATTTTGATTAATGGATATTCCGCAACGATGAGCATGTGGGATCCGGCTTTGATTGACGAGCTATCGAAAAACAATACTTTGATCCTTTTTGATAATCGCGGCATTGGACTATCTAGCGATACTAAAGAAAATAAAACCACTATGGCTCAGATGGCTGATGATGCCGCTGGGCTAGTGAAGGCACTTGGTTATAAAAAAGCCAATGTATTGGGTTGGTCAATGGGGGCTCGTGTTGCACAGCAATTTTTGATTAGACATCCCGACACAGTTATTAAGGGTATTCTTTGCGCGCCAAATCCAGGTGGTAAGCATCAGGTCAAGGCAAGCAAAAAGACAGAGGAAGAGTTAAACAACCCTCATTTATCAGTCATGGAAAATGTTGCCCTTCTATTCCCAAACAATGAGGCTGGAAGGCAAGCTGCTAAAGATGCGCTAGCAAGAGAGCAGGCTGCGAAGCTAGCAGGAGCCATTCCTGACGATTTTGATATCTCTAAAGAGTCTAAGCTTCGCCAAACTCGCGCAAGAACAACGCTTTGGGATGCTGATAATAAAAACTTTGCCGATTTAAAAAATATTAAGGTTCCCGTGCTAGTGGCAGATGGTCAATACGACATTTTGGATGTCCCCAAAAATTCTCAAATCATTGCAAATCAGATCCCGTTTGCTTGGCTGGCCTTTTTTGATGGTGGCCATGCTTTCTTATTTCAGCAACATCAGAAATTCGCTGAAACTCTTAATGCTTTTATGAGGTAA
- a CDS encoding DUF4390 domain-containing protein encodes MSQRIKQFILFGLMALSLFSTAVNAEGIKIRSFELEKADNDWVLSAAFQIELSPGLEDAVQKGVVLYFQTDFDLVRSRWYWFDEKAIVTQRQTRLSYQPLTQQYRIASEGLTFSARTFSEALQAVGSIGGWRVIDGSQIDPSKSYSAGLRMSLDLSKLPKPFQVNALNNREWNVSSEWLHFPFSASSPSPIKR; translated from the coding sequence ATGAGCCAAAGAATTAAGCAATTCATCCTTTTCGGCTTGATGGCGCTGAGTTTATTTTCAACAGCTGTTAATGCTGAAGGCATCAAAATTAGATCCTTTGAATTAGAAAAGGCTGACAACGATTGGGTATTAAGTGCTGCTTTCCAAATAGAGCTTTCTCCAGGCTTGGAAGATGCGGTGCAAAAAGGCGTGGTCTTGTATTTTCAAACCGATTTTGATTTAGTCCGCTCTCGCTGGTATTGGTTTGATGAGAAAGCCATTGTCACGCAAAGACAAACGCGTCTGTCATATCAGCCCTTAACGCAACAGTACCGAATTGCTTCTGAGGGCTTAACATTTTCGGCTAGAACATTTTCTGAAGCATTACAAGCGGTCGGGAGCATTGGTGGCTGGCGTGTAATTGATGGCAGTCAGATTGACCCAAGTAAATCCTACAGCGCTGGTCTGCGCATGAGTTTGGATTTAAGCAAGCTCCCAAAACCATTTCAAGTAAATGCGCTTAATAACCGAGAATGGAATGTTTCAAGCGAATGGTTGCATTTCCCATTTTCAGCAAGTAGCCCAAGCCCAATTAAGCGATGA
- a CDS encoding ATP-binding protein: MREAFAPRQPSFFDSKLWRKKILPGAISLIGIFALLLLVLLSIASSNTEFFDRYFIWLYAANLIIGAFLILVILVLGIVIAVRWHRGHFGTRLIAKLAMIFALVGIVPGLILYGVSLQFVSRSIETWFDVQVESALNSGLELGRVTLRVAQEEIMGEGNFIAEQIAQVPSGTSSEQVGAMVMKIRNQFGIQEVSLFNMQRNLILSSELKLKKYLPAPGADIVAEAFKKKGVTFLDQVEMDGGQRGYRVRAIIPVIRNKALLSKGAEDRYFLQLVRYIPLPLAKNIYAVESAYSDYQEKSLGRIGLRKMFVGTLTLTLFFALFVAVTLALLLGRQLARPLLMLLKGTQAVAQGDLSPKPELDTGDELGMLTRQFNVMTKQLADTRTSLQESKAFLEKVLGSLTAGVCIFDRNYNVVSSNAGADRIFAQDLTLLDGKPLSSNPALVDFEEAIKEGFATMKLAVAEGAPENAATPIWQKQIQLHTSNEYKNEPGVTLFVRGTQLTADLRMVVFDDITDVVSAQRSIAWSEVARRLAHEIKNPLTPIQLSAERLQHKLAGKLSSEQEEMINRSTETIISQVQAMKEMVNDFRDFAKTPTPQLKPVSINTLTSEILGLYEGSLIRTHLDSRCPDIMGDPTQLRQVIHNLLQNAQDSTLEGTRQAEPVEVKTELVSYGEQIGATQNAVRLTISDSGVGFPAKILARAFEPYVTTKTKGTGLGLAVVKKIIDDHGAKIEIRNRMQGEEVVGAQVSILFMNLAKEAA; this comes from the coding sequence ATGAGAGAAGCCTTTGCGCCCCGTCAGCCAAGCTTTTTTGATTCAAAGCTATGGCGTAAAAAAATACTACCTGGTGCGATAAGCCTCATTGGCATTTTTGCTCTTTTGTTGTTGGTATTGCTTTCGATTGCTTCATCTAATACCGAGTTCTTTGATCGTTACTTCATATGGCTTTACGCAGCCAACTTAATTATTGGTGCATTTTTAATTCTGGTCATCTTGGTGCTCGGCATTGTGATTGCGGTGCGCTGGCATCGCGGTCATTTTGGAACACGCCTCATCGCGAAACTTGCCATGATTTTTGCTTTGGTAGGCATTGTTCCTGGTTTAATTTTGTACGGGGTATCACTTCAGTTCGTTTCGCGGAGTATTGAGACTTGGTTTGACGTGCAAGTGGAATCGGCTTTGAACTCGGGTTTGGAGTTGGGCCGCGTTACCTTGCGGGTGGCTCAGGAAGAGATTATGGGTGAAGGCAACTTCATTGCTGAACAAATTGCTCAAGTGCCATCGGGTACAAGTTCAGAGCAAGTTGGTGCCATGGTGATGAAGATCCGTAATCAGTTTGGGATCCAAGAAGTTAGCTTGTTTAATATGCAACGCAATTTAATACTGTCCAGCGAGCTAAAGTTGAAAAAGTATTTACCTGCACCGGGCGCCGATATTGTTGCGGAAGCATTTAAAAAGAAGGGCGTTACCTTCTTAGATCAGGTAGAGATGGACGGCGGTCAGCGAGGCTATCGGGTACGGGCAATTATTCCCGTCATTCGCAATAAAGCCCTGCTTAGCAAGGGTGCCGAAGATCGATATTTTTTACAGTTGGTGCGATACATCCCATTGCCCCTGGCAAAAAATATTTATGCTGTTGAGTCTGCTTATAGCGATTACCAGGAGAAATCATTAGGACGCATTGGCCTACGAAAAATGTTCGTGGGCACCCTAACGCTCACACTGTTCTTCGCTCTATTTGTCGCGGTAACTTTGGCATTGCTATTGGGTCGTCAATTGGCTCGACCATTATTAATGCTGCTTAAGGGTACCCAAGCTGTTGCACAGGGTGACCTATCTCCCAAGCCAGAGCTAGATACGGGCGATGAGTTGGGAATGTTAACAAGACAATTTAATGTCATGACTAAGCAATTGGCCGACACTCGCACATCGCTGCAAGAGTCAAAGGCCTTTTTGGAAAAAGTGCTAGGGAGCCTTACGGCCGGCGTTTGTATTTTTGACAGAAATTACAACGTTGTTTCTAGTAATGCGGGTGCGGACCGAATCTTTGCCCAAGACTTAACTTTGCTTGATGGAAAACCGCTGAGCAGTAACCCTGCGCTTGTTGATTTTGAAGAGGCTATCAAGGAAGGTTTCGCTACGATGAAGCTTGCTGTTGCTGAAGGCGCTCCCGAGAATGCGGCAACACCAATTTGGCAAAAGCAAATTCAGCTACATACCAGTAATGAATATAAAAATGAACCAGGTGTAACCTTGTTTGTTCGTGGTACCCAACTAACAGCAGACCTTCGCATGGTGGTGTTTGATGACATCACAGATGTGGTTAGCGCCCAAAGATCGATTGCTTGGAGCGAAGTTGCTAGACGTTTGGCCCACGAGATTAAAAATCCATTGACTCCAATTCAGCTATCAGCTGAGCGATTGCAACATAAATTGGCCGGTAAGCTCAGTTCTGAGCAAGAAGAGATGATCAATCGCAGCACTGAAACCATTATTAGTCAGGTGCAGGCGATGAAAGAAATGGTGAATGATTTCCGTGATTTTGCGAAGACACCAACTCCTCAATTAAAGCCCGTTTCTATCAACACACTTACCTCAGAAATATTGGGCCTTTATGAGGGAAGTCTAATACGTACACATCTTGATTCTCGTTGCCCCGATATCATGGGAGATCCGACTCAGCTCAGACAGGTCATTCATAACTTGCTCCAGAATGCTCAAGACTCGACTTTGGAGGGCACTAGACAGGCAGAGCCGGTTGAAGTTAAAACCGAGTTGGTGTCTTATGGAGAGCAAATCGGAGCTACACAAAATGCAGTTCGCTTAACAATAAGTGATAGTGGTGTTGGATTTCCAGCTAAGATATTGGCAAGAGCATTTGAACCTTACGTTACTACGAAGACCAAGGGCACGGGTTTAGGATTGGCTGTAGTGAAAAAAATTATTGATGATCACGGTGCCAAAATAGAGATTCGGAATCGTATGCAGGGAGAAGAAGTGGTTGGTGCGCAAGTATCCATTTTGTTTATGAACTTAGCAAAAGAGGCTGCCTAA
- a CDS encoding response regulator has translation MASILVVDDEMGIRELLNEILTDEGHTVYAAESAIQARTIREQMRPDLVLLDIWMPDTDGITLLKEWSKTGQLTMPVVMMSGHATIDTAVEATRIGALNFLEKPIALQKLLKTVSKALESSPKHIEPAEDKTLATGIPVSTATKPSAAEPVSAPLEGEYISGIAKTYFDLPLREARDLFEKAYFEHQMQIMGGSMTKISEYTGLERTHLYRKLKALGIDTSRNKGEQ, from the coding sequence ATGGCGAGTATTTTGGTTGTTGATGATGAGATGGGAATTCGTGAGCTTCTCAATGAGATTCTCACGGACGAGGGCCACACTGTGTATGCCGCCGAGAGCGCTATACAGGCGCGCACTATTCGCGAGCAGATGCGACCCGATTTAGTCTTGTTAGATATTTGGATGCCAGATACTGACGGCATTACTTTGCTTAAGGAGTGGTCTAAGACCGGTCAACTAACAATGCCTGTGGTGATGATGTCAGGCCACGCAACGATTGATACAGCTGTAGAGGCAACTCGTATTGGCGCACTAAACTTTTTAGAGAAGCCAATCGCCTTACAAAAGCTATTAAAGACGGTTAGTAAGGCGCTAGAGAGCTCGCCAAAACACATTGAGCCAGCAGAAGATAAGACGCTGGCCACTGGAATCCCGGTGAGTACAGCAACAAAACCTTCTGCTGCTGAGCCTGTGTCCGCGCCTCTTGAGGGTGAGTACATTAGCGGAATTGCAAAGACCTATTTTGATTTGCCCCTAAGAGAGGCGCGTGATTTGTTTGAGAAAGCTTACTTTGAGCATCAAATGCAAATCATGGGCGGCAGTATGACCAAGATTTCAGAGTACACGGGCTTAGAAAGAACCCACCTATATCGCAAGTTGAAGGCCCTGGGCATTGATACGTCCCGTAATAAGGGCGAGCAATAA
- a CDS encoding OsmC domain/YcaO domain-containing protein has product MEIKVNFLDKLRLEAKFDDFTVIADQPIRYKGDGSAPGPFDYFLASSALCAAYFVKLYCDTRNISTENIRLSQNNIVDPDNRYQQIFKIQVELPEDISAVDRQGILRSIERCTVKKVVQAGPEFVIEEVRNLDADAQTLLNLKPAADTNTFILGKDLPLEQTIVNMSKVLADLGIKIEIASWRNLIPNVWSLHIRDAHSPMCFTNGKGSTKESALASALGEYIERLSNNHFYAGAYWGEDIANNEFVHYPNERWFKPASKDTLPPEILDEYCLNIFDPDGELRASHLIDTNSGNIERGICCLPYVRQSDGKTIYFPTNLIENLYVSNGMSAGNTLAEAQVQCLSEIFERAVKREILEGEIALPDVPREVLEKYPSILAGIQGLEEQGFPVLVKDASLGGVYPVMCVTLMNPRTGGVFASFGAHPSLEVALERSLTELLQGRSLEGLNDLPPPTFASEAVTEPNNFVEHFIDSSGIVSWRFFSAKADYQFVEWNFSGRGEDSNAQEAATLFGILKTMGKEAYVAVYDQLGAIACRILVPGYSEVYPAEDLVWDNTNKALLFRHDILNLHSLGDTKLSALLDRLENNELDEYGDIATLIGIEFDENTPWGQLTVLELKLLIQLALKNFDEAQELVGAFLQYNDNTVERKLFYQALNAVLEIVLNEDLELEDYEVNLRRMFGSERMDAVLGSVNGSVRFYGLTPTSIKLEGLDRHHRLLDSYKKLHVARSRAITASS; this is encoded by the coding sequence ATGGAAATTAAGGTCAACTTTCTCGATAAGCTTCGTCTAGAAGCTAAGTTCGATGACTTCACGGTGATTGCTGACCAGCCTATTCGCTATAAGGGTGACGGCTCAGCACCAGGGCCATTCGATTATTTTTTAGCATCTTCTGCTTTATGCGCCGCGTACTTTGTAAAGCTCTATTGCGATACGCGCAATATTTCTACTGAAAATATTCGCCTCTCACAAAATAATATTGTTGATCCTGACAATCGCTATCAGCAGATCTTCAAAATCCAAGTTGAACTGCCTGAAGATATTTCGGCGGTAGATCGCCAAGGGATTTTGCGCTCCATTGAGCGGTGCACGGTTAAGAAAGTGGTCCAGGCTGGTCCAGAGTTTGTCATTGAAGAGGTAAGGAATTTAGATGCCGATGCCCAGACCTTGTTAAATCTAAAGCCTGCTGCCGACACAAACACTTTTATTCTTGGTAAGGATTTGCCGCTAGAGCAAACCATTGTCAATATGTCTAAAGTGTTGGCTGATCTGGGAATTAAGATTGAGATTGCCTCCTGGCGCAACCTTATCCCAAATGTATGGTCATTGCATATCCGTGACGCACACTCGCCAATGTGTTTTACCAATGGCAAAGGATCGACAAAAGAGAGTGCTCTAGCCTCGGCTTTGGGTGAATATATTGAGAGACTTAGCAATAACCATTTTTATGCTGGCGCATACTGGGGTGAAGATATCGCCAACAATGAATTTGTGCATTACCCAAATGAACGCTGGTTCAAGCCAGCCAGCAAAGATACCCTGCCACCAGAAATTCTGGATGAGTACTGCCTAAACATTTTTGATCCAGACGGTGAGTTGCGTGCTTCACATTTGATTGATACCAATTCTGGAAACATTGAACGGGGTATTTGTTGTTTGCCTTATGTTCGTCAATCAGATGGTAAGACGATTTATTTTCCGACAAACTTAATCGAGAACCTTTACGTAAGTAATGGCATGAGCGCAGGAAATACTTTGGCAGAAGCGCAAGTGCAATGCTTATCAGAAATATTTGAGCGTGCGGTTAAAAGAGAGATCCTGGAGGGTGAAATTGCTTTACCTGATGTGCCGCGAGAAGTGCTTGAAAAGTACCCAAGCATCTTGGCGGGCATTCAAGGGCTAGAGGAGCAAGGATTTCCAGTCTTAGTAAAGGATGCATCACTTGGGGGAGTTTATCCAGTGATGTGCGTTACCTTGATGAATCCTAGAACAGGTGGCGTATTTGCTTCCTTTGGGGCTCACCCAAGCTTAGAGGTTGCCCTAGAGCGAAGCTTAACTGAACTGCTTCAGGGTCGAAGCCTGGAGGGTTTGAATGATTTGCCCCCACCCACCTTTGCAAGTGAGGCAGTAACTGAGCCTAATAACTTTGTTGAGCACTTTATCGATTCAAGCGGAATAGTGTCGTGGCGCTTTTTTAGTGCAAAGGCTGATTATCAGTTTGTTGAATGGAATTTTTCGGGTCGCGGTGAAGATTCCAATGCGCAGGAGGCTGCAACATTATTCGGCATTCTTAAGACCATGGGCAAAGAAGCGTATGTTGCTGTGTACGATCAACTGGGTGCGATCGCTTGCCGAATTCTCGTACCCGGCTATTCGGAGGTCTATCCAGCAGAAGATCTGGTGTGGGACAACACAAATAAAGCATTGCTATTCCGTCACGATATTCTGAATTTACATTCACTAGGCGATACAAAACTCAGTGCATTGTTAGATCGATTAGAGAATAACGAGCTTGATGAGTATGGAGATATTGCAACGCTGATTGGTATTGAGTTTGATGAGAATACGCCTTGGGGCCAGTTAACAGTTTTAGAGTTAAAGCTATTAATTCAGTTGGCACTTAAAAATTTCGATGAAGCGCAAGAATTGGTGGGCGCTTTTCTTCAATACAACGACAACACTGTTGAGCGCAAATTGTTCTATCAGGCTCTCAATGCAGTTTTAGAAATTGTCCTTAATGAAGATCTAGAGCTTGAAGACTATGAGGTAAACCTTCGCAGAATGTTTGGTAGCGAGCGCATGGATGCAGTGCTGGGCTCGGTAAATGGCTCAGTCCGGTTTTATGGGCTGACCCCAACCAGTATCAAACTAGAGGGTCTTGACCGCCACCACCGCTTGCTCGATAGCTACAAGAAATTACATGTAGCCCGCTCAAGGGCGATAACTGCCTCTAGTTAG